One genomic window of Deinococcus aetherius includes the following:
- a CDS encoding LysR family transcriptional regulator produces the protein MADGGPTLTHLRVFLAVVRTGSFSTAAVELDLTQSGVSHNVKQLEQLLGVALLHRGAGGARPTSGGLRVAELAQQMLELAGQLPAAARAEVPLNGLVRIASFPSLAGQLLPGVVARMRELHPGVEVQVQDAYLERDAVDAAVLTLQADVGLTQLPAHPRLLPTPIGEDPYDLLLPRGWEEAGVWNRPYIHLGSAREDFVLRALGRAGVQLRPALTLTTEGAILAMVARGLGFSVLPRLALGELPPGVRRAALPLPLARTLGTVHRPGALTPATRAVLGLLWESRLLSQG, from the coding sequence ATGGCCGACGGTGGTCCCACCCTGACGCATCTGCGCGTTTTCCTCGCCGTGGTGCGGACGGGGAGCTTCAGCACCGCCGCCGTGGAGCTGGACCTCACCCAATCGGGGGTAAGCCACAACGTCAAGCAGCTTGAGCAACTTCTAGGCGTGGCGCTGCTGCACCGGGGAGCCGGGGGCGCTCGGCCCACCTCCGGGGGCCTGCGGGTGGCCGAGCTGGCGCAGCAGATGCTGGAACTCGCGGGGCAACTGCCCGCCGCCGCGCGTGCCGAGGTGCCCCTCAACGGGCTGGTGCGGATCGCCAGTTTTCCCAGCCTGGCCGGGCAACTCCTGCCGGGCGTGGTGGCCCGGATGCGCGAACTGCACCCCGGGGTCGAGGTGCAGGTGCAAGACGCGTACCTGGAGCGCGACGCGGTGGACGCGGCGGTCCTCACCCTCCAGGCGGACGTGGGGCTCACCCAGCTTCCAGCGCACCCCCGCCTGCTGCCCACCCCCATCGGCGAGGACCCCTACGACCTGCTGCTCCCCCGGGGATGGGAGGAGGCGGGTGTCTGGAACCGCCCCTACATCCACCTCGGCTCGGCCCGGGAGGACTTCGTGCTCCGGGCGCTGGGGCGGGCGGGCGTCCAACTGCGGCCCGCCCTGACCCTGACGACCGAGGGCGCGATCCTGGCGATGGTGGCGCGTGGGCTGGGCTTCTCGGTCCTGCCGCGCCTCGCGCTCGGCGAGCTGCCCCCCGGGGTCAGGCGGGCGGCCCTCCCCTTGCCTCTCGCCCGCACCCTGGGCACGGTCCACCGTCCCGGCGCCCTCACCCCCGCGACCCGGGCCGTGCTGGGGTTGCTGTGGGAGTCCCGTCTGCTCTCCCAGGGTTGA
- a CDS encoding carbohydrate ABC transporter permease, with the protein MTRAVPAAPPVTRTVTRRRGRPVLRQALTYLVLFAIFLFAAFPLIWTFVISVTDSNAVTTGRTVYDFPASLFPQRITLANFFNVVQTYPAIGRAFLNSLLISGLSVVLTVIVSALAAYPLARHEFRGRALIFGVILATMVLPTETSFLVNMLTLAHLRQVPVIGPLLGLGSYLGVVLPTVSTAFGIFLMRQAFLAIPQSLLEAARIDGAGEGLIFRRVMLPLAVPSIAALSIFTLVNTWNSYFWPSIALTGAQDKFPLAVEMLKLKGAFNDNIFNTAAGAVIMMVPILLLFLFAQRFFMRGLEGAVK; encoded by the coding sequence GTGACGCGGGCCGTTCCGGCAGCTCCTCCGGTCACCCGCACCGTGACGAGGCGACGGGGCCGTCCCGTCCTGCGGCAGGCCCTGACCTACCTCGTGCTGTTCGCCATCTTCCTCTTCGCGGCCTTTCCGCTGATCTGGACCTTCGTGATCAGCGTGACCGACAGCAACGCCGTGACGACCGGGCGCACCGTGTACGACTTTCCGGCGAGCCTCTTCCCGCAGCGAATCACGTTGGCAAACTTTTTCAACGTGGTGCAGACGTATCCGGCGATTGGGCGCGCCTTTCTCAACTCCCTGCTGATCAGCGGCCTGAGCGTGGTCCTGACCGTGATCGTCTCCGCGCTCGCCGCCTACCCCCTCGCCCGGCACGAGTTCCGGGGCAGGGCGCTCATCTTCGGGGTCATCCTGGCGACGATGGTGCTGCCCACCGAGACGAGCTTCCTCGTGAACATGCTCACCCTGGCGCACCTGCGGCAGGTCCCCGTGATCGGTCCCCTGCTCGGCCTGGGCTCGTACCTCGGCGTGGTGCTGCCCACCGTGAGCACGGCCTTCGGCATCTTCCTGATGCGGCAGGCGTTCCTGGCGATTCCGCAGAGCCTGCTGGAAGCGGCGCGCATCGACGGGGCGGGGGAGGGGCTGATCTTCCGGCGGGTCATGCTGCCTCTGGCGGTGCCGAGCATCGCGGCTCTCTCGATCTTCACGCTGGTGAACACCTGGAACTCCTACTTCTGGCCGTCCATCGCCCTCACCGGGGCGCAGGACAAGTTCCCGCTCGCGGTCGAGATGCTCAAGCTCAAGGGGGCCTTCAACGACAACATCTTCAACACGGCGGCGGGGGCGGTGATCATGATGGTGCCCATCCTGCTGCTCTTCCTCTTCGCCCAGCGGTTCTTCATGCGCGGGCTGGAGGGGGCGGTCAAGTAG
- a CDS encoding carbohydrate ABC transporter permease: MLKVLRGAPVSYLFLLPALLLLVVFTLYPVLYGSYLGFTEYTAANFATRTPPKWIGLGNFHTLAGDELFHISVLNSVKYLLVVPALQIASLAVAVLVNRQLPGIAFFRAAYYVPVITSISLAAVMWDWIYNKDGVLNWLLKGLHLMSPGSNLSWLLDPNTAFWAIMLVTFWRGFGYYMVLYMAGLQNIPGELEEAARLDGASPWQSFWRITVPLMQPTILLCTLLSTLSAIRVLEEVLVFTNGTGGPLNSTYTALLYVYKKSFGGLDFNYGLASAAGLVVAAIALVLSVLNFRLFREGSVRA, encoded by the coding sequence ATGCTCAAGGTCCTGCGCGGCGCACCCGTCTCGTACCTGTTCCTGCTGCCCGCCCTGCTGCTCCTCGTGGTGTTCACCCTGTACCCGGTGCTGTACGGCTCTTACCTGGGCTTCACCGAGTACACCGCCGCCAACTTCGCCACCCGCACGCCGCCGAAGTGGATCGGCCTGGGCAACTTCCACACGCTGGCCGGGGATGAGCTGTTTCACATCAGCGTCCTGAACAGCGTCAAGTACCTGCTCGTCGTCCCGGCCCTCCAGATCGCCTCGCTGGCGGTCGCCGTGCTGGTGAACCGGCAACTGCCCGGCATCGCCTTCTTCCGGGCAGCGTACTACGTCCCCGTGATCACCTCCATCTCGCTCGCCGCCGTGATGTGGGACTGGATTTACAACAAGGACGGGGTGCTCAACTGGCTTCTCAAGGGGCTGCACCTGATGAGCCCAGGCAGCAACCTGAGCTGGCTGCTCGACCCGAACACGGCCTTCTGGGCGATCATGCTCGTCACCTTCTGGCGCGGCTTCGGGTACTACATGGTGCTGTACATGGCGGGGCTCCAGAACATCCCCGGCGAGCTGGAGGAGGCCGCCCGGCTCGACGGCGCCTCGCCCTGGCAGAGCTTCTGGCGGATCACGGTGCCCCTCATGCAGCCCACCATCCTGCTGTGCACGCTGCTGAGCACCCTCTCGGCGATCCGGGTGCTGGAGGAGGTGCTGGTCTTCACGAACGGGACGGGCGGGCCGCTCAACTCCACCTACACCGCGCTGCTGTACGTCTACAAGAAGTCCTTCGGCGGGCTGGACTTCAACTACGGGCTGGCGAGCGCCGCCGGACTCGTCGTGGCCGCCATCGCGCTCGTGCTGTCGGTGCTGAACTTCCGCCTCTTCCGCGAAGGGAGCGTGCGGGCGTGA
- a CDS encoding ABC transporter substrate-binding protein, whose translation MKHALRMLTLALGVAALSPAQAQQPVQLNFWTYYLSPKFDDYIKGVIAAFEKQNPGIKVNYIDKQGTLEQEFITAVSLGTPPDVVNLWVESTQKAADSGFLTDLGAAVGPSLKTLYYPNSLSNFTVNGKVYGLPWYASFNTGVMAYNNDLVKKAGVTALPKTTAQMIAFAKQVKAKTGAYGWAPAIKDPQGGTFLGVFVDEGLPLIRGNQAVFNSPAHARVLQSYIDLYKADVIPQDLLRKEAFQLSQELYTQGKLATIIGGPQALNRVKDNNKAIYAASQVTMAPLGAGKVQAGGGMALVIPKAAPHPKEALLFAKFMTNRANQVAFAKIVPVVPTAAGSDRDPYFAQARSSKDPIERATGMIGANGANLKTAIPPLKNPTDMFKAFDDNIEAAFLGRKTAQQALNDAATAWNSMMK comes from the coding sequence ATGAAACACGCCCTGCGAATGCTCACCCTGGCGCTCGGTGTCGCCGCCCTCAGCCCGGCTCAGGCCCAGCAGCCGGTGCAGCTCAACTTCTGGACGTACTACCTCAGCCCCAAGTTCGACGACTACATCAAGGGTGTGATCGCCGCCTTCGAGAAACAGAACCCGGGCATCAAGGTCAACTACATCGACAAGCAGGGGACGCTGGAGCAGGAATTCATCACCGCCGTCTCGCTCGGCACCCCGCCCGACGTGGTGAACCTCTGGGTCGAGTCCACCCAGAAGGCGGCGGACAGCGGTTTCCTGACCGATCTGGGCGCGGCGGTCGGGCCCAGCCTGAAGACGCTCTATTACCCCAACTCGCTGAGCAACTTCACGGTGAACGGCAAGGTGTACGGTCTGCCGTGGTACGCCTCCTTCAACACGGGCGTGATGGCCTACAACAACGACCTCGTGAAGAAGGCGGGCGTGACGGCTCTCCCCAAGACCACGGCGCAGATGATCGCCTTCGCCAAACAGGTCAAGGCGAAGACGGGAGCCTACGGCTGGGCGCCCGCGATCAAGGACCCCCAGGGCGGCACCTTCCTGGGGGTCTTCGTGGACGAGGGGTTGCCCTTGATTCGGGGCAATCAGGCCGTCTTCAACTCCCCGGCGCACGCCCGAGTCCTCCAGTCGTACATCGACCTGTACAAGGCCGACGTGATTCCGCAGGACCTGTTGCGGAAAGAAGCCTTCCAGCTCAGCCAGGAGCTGTACACCCAGGGCAAGCTCGCCACCATCATCGGCGGCCCTCAGGCACTCAACCGCGTCAAGGACAACAACAAGGCGATCTACGCGGCGTCGCAGGTGACGATGGCGCCGCTCGGGGCCGGGAAGGTCCAGGCGGGCGGCGGCATGGCGCTCGTGATTCCCAAGGCCGCACCCCACCCGAAAGAGGCGCTCCTCTTCGCCAAATTCATGACCAACCGCGCCAACCAGGTCGCCTTCGCCAAGATCGTGCCCGTGGTGCCCACGGCTGCGGGCTCCGACCGCGACCCCTACTTCGCCCAGGCCCGGTCGAGCAAGGACCCCATCGAGCGCGCGACCGGCATGATCGGCGCGAACGGGGCGAATCTCAAGACCGCGATCCCCCCGCTGAAAAACCCCACCGACATGTTCAAGGCCTTCGACGACAACATCGAGGCCGCCTTCCTGGGCCGCAAGACCGCGCAGCAGGCACTGAACGACGCGGCGACCGCCTGGAATTCCATGATGAAGTGA
- a CDS encoding type II toxin-antitoxin system PemK/MazF family toxin, with protein sequence MTRGQAYARGAVILVDLDPSTGSEQGRKRPCIVLSDMKTIRASGSRPLSFVVPLTTANKLTGPLAPQLKARPGGLPADSTALVMHARAIDPARIVRQWGTVDVQDVGTLQAALRFLVEN encoded by the coding sequence ATGACGAGAGGTCAGGCTTACGCACGCGGCGCCGTGATCCTCGTCGACCTTGACCCCTCGACGGGGAGTGAGCAGGGCAGGAAACGCCCCTGCATCGTGCTCAGCGACATGAAGACGATTCGGGCCTCCGGTTCCCGCCCGCTCTCCTTCGTCGTGCCGCTCACCACGGCGAACAAACTCACCGGGCCGCTGGCCCCCCAACTCAAGGCGCGCCCGGGTGGGCTACCCGCAGACTCCACGGCGCTCGTGATGCATGCCCGCGCGATTGACCCGGCCCGCATCGTGCGCCAGTGGGGCACGGTGGATGTTCAAGACGTGGGCACGCTCCAGGCGGCCCTGCGTTTCCTCGTGGAGAACTGA
- a CDS encoding helix-turn-helix domain-containing protein, which produces MGEIRNALPEIMGRHRIKQIELAQAGGLRYATVNAFYNGKTERVDFETLSAVLDGLRALTGQQYTVGDLLQYSEVAPEAPEVDTAHLLDGGAGELKAQLRELEADTPDAELDAWTAAFEGQPA; this is translated from the coding sequence ATGGGGGAGATCAGGAACGCGCTGCCCGAGATCATGGGCCGTCATCGCATCAAGCAGATCGAACTGGCGCAGGCGGGGGGCCTGCGCTACGCGACAGTAAATGCGTTTTACAACGGTAAGACGGAGCGTGTGGACTTTGAAACCCTGTCAGCAGTGCTCGACGGGCTGAGGGCACTGACCGGGCAGCAGTACACGGTCGGCGATCTCCTGCAATACAGCGAGGTCGCGCCGGAGGCCCCTGAGGTGGATACGGCTCACCTGCTCGACGGTGGAGCGGGCGAGCTGAAGGCCCAACTGCGGGAACTGGAAGCCGACACGCCCGACGCGGAATTGGACGCCTGGACTGCGGCCTTCGAGGGTCAGCCTGCATGA
- a CDS encoding glycoside hydrolase family 3 N-terminal domain-containing protein, which yields MTQGARTLIVDVPGPDLTPAQGRFLRAHDFGGVCLFARNIRTPEQTARLIRDLRDALGEGAWIATDQEGGAVLRRLDVPPPPAPLALGVIGSEDAAREAGAVAARGLIELGINWDFAPSLDVNVDPRNPVIGERAFGDDPALVARLGTAWALGLEAQGVMAAVKHFPGHGDTHQDSHLTLPVVDKLPSALEATEWPPFRTAVAAGVGSVMTAHIVYPALDPHRPATLSPALLTGLLRERWGYGGVVVTDATDMRAIADRFPHGAAAPLALAAGADAVLSCGHGEMETHAEHAQALDAALREGSLTEARVEEARARLEHAARRFPGTPRPYPAERRSTDEASVEGWAREALTLTGDVPRLSPDEPVLLYAPRTAPVGGPYGDAPSGEALADALRARLPRLQVALHEEEAREPDWALLRAFPDAPVILATLDRWTPPGWQARLARALPGRTAVHLALWTVHAFEGAALPTLATHGFREVNLRAAAAALMRG from the coding sequence ATGACCCAGGGCGCCCGCACCCTCATCGTCGACGTGCCCGGCCCGGACCTCACCCCGGCGCAGGGCCGGTTCCTCCGGGCGCATGACTTCGGGGGGGTGTGCCTCTTCGCGCGCAACATCCGCACGCCGGAGCAAACCGCTCGGCTGATCCGCGACCTGCGGGACGCGCTGGGCGAGGGCGCCTGGATCGCCACCGACCAGGAGGGCGGGGCGGTGCTGCGCAGGCTGGACGTGCCGCCGCCCCCCGCTCCCCTGGCGCTGGGCGTCATCGGGAGCGAGGACGCCGCGCGGGAGGCGGGGGCGGTCGCGGCGCGGGGCCTGATCGAACTGGGGATCAACTGGGACTTCGCGCCCAGCCTGGACGTCAACGTCGATCCCCGCAATCCCGTGATCGGCGAGCGGGCCTTCGGGGACGACCCGGCCCTCGTCGCGCGGCTGGGCACCGCCTGGGCGCTGGGGCTGGAGGCGCAGGGGGTGATGGCGGCCGTGAAGCACTTCCCCGGCCACGGGGACACGCACCAGGACAGCCACCTCACCCTGCCGGTGGTGGACAAGCTCCCCTCGGCGCTGGAGGCGACCGAGTGGCCCCCCTTCCGCACGGCGGTGGCGGCGGGGGTAGGCAGCGTGATGACCGCCCACATCGTCTACCCGGCACTCGACCCCCATCGGCCCGCGACCCTCTCCCCCGCCCTGCTCACCGGGCTGCTGCGGGAGCGGTGGGGCTACGGCGGGGTGGTGGTGACGGACGCGACCGACATGCGCGCCATCGCCGACCGTTTCCCGCACGGCGCGGCGGCCCCCCTCGCGCTCGCCGCCGGGGCGGACGCGGTGCTGAGTTGCGGGCACGGCGAGATGGAGACGCACGCGGAGCACGCCCAGGCGCTGGATGCCGCGCTGAGGGAGGGCTCGCTGACCGAAGCGCGGGTGGAGGAGGCACGGGCCCGGCTGGAACACGCGGCGCGGCGTTTTCCGGGAACACCCCGCCCTTACCCGGCGGAGCGGCGGTCGACGGACGAGGCCAGCGTGGAGGGGTGGGCACGGGAGGCGCTGACCCTCACCGGGGACGTGCCGCGCCTGTCCCCGGACGAACCCGTGCTCCTCTACGCCCCGCGCACCGCGCCCGTCGGCGGGCCGTACGGGGACGCCCCGAGCGGCGAGGCGCTAGCGGACGCGCTGCGCGCCCGGCTTCCCCGCCTCCAGGTGGCCCTGCACGAGGAGGAGGCGCGGGAACCCGACTGGGCGCTGCTCCGGGCTTTCCCCGACGCACCCGTCATCCTCGCCACCCTCGACCGTTGGACGCCCCCCGGCTGGCAGGCCCGACTCGCGCGGGCCCTGCCAGGCCGAACAGCCGTCCATCTGGCCCTGTGGACGGTCCACGCCTTCGAGGGCGCCGCACTGCCCACGCTCGCCACCCACGGGTTCCGGGAGGTCAACCTGAGGGCGGCGGCGGCGGCGCTGATGCGGGGCTGA
- a CDS encoding response regulator: MTRPLRLLLIDDSLVDRQLAEEVFAEYGGLCTVTTCASGAAALEHLGEARTTLPDVILLDINMPGMNGFEVLAALKAHPRLAQIPVVMLTTSSHESDVTRAYTLHASSYLVKSVNFRDFVTQIESFLEFWRTARLTTWPEMIAR; encoded by the coding sequence ATGACGCGCCCCCTGCGCCTGCTGCTGATCGACGACAGCCTGGTGGATCGCCAGCTCGCCGAGGAGGTCTTCGCCGAGTACGGCGGGCTGTGCACCGTCACCACCTGCGCGAGCGGGGCCGCCGCCCTCGAACACCTGGGGGAGGCGAGGACCACCCTGCCCGACGTGATCCTGCTCGACATCAACATGCCCGGCATGAACGGCTTCGAGGTGCTGGCCGCCCTCAAGGCGCACCCGCGACTCGCCCAGATTCCGGTCGTCATGCTCACGACGTCGAGCCACGAGTCGGACGTCACCCGGGCGTACACCCTGCACGCGAGTTCCTACCTCGTCAAGTCGGTGAATTTCCGGGACTTCGTGACCCAGATCGAGAGCTTTCTGGAGTTCTGGAGGACCGCCCGCCTCACCACCTGGCCGGAGATGATCGCTCGCTGA
- a CDS encoding response regulator yields MVLKRDSTGPRPEAARSAVRRVLVIEDSAQDALLLELAFEELAPSVQVHLAHDGEEALHALGTLPAPDFVLLDLHLPGRDGLELLGLVRDRVGEGVRVVCWSSRAQPREVEATSALGAAYVEKPLGHDDLLVLVESWLGG; encoded by the coding sequence ATGGTCCTCAAGCGCGACAGCACCGGCCCGCGTCCCGAGGCGGCGCGTTCGGCGGTACGGCGCGTCCTGGTGATCGAGGACTCCGCCCAGGACGCCCTGCTGCTCGAACTCGCCTTCGAGGAGCTGGCGCCCTCCGTGCAGGTCCACCTCGCACACGACGGAGAGGAGGCGCTGCACGCCCTCGGCACGCTGCCCGCCCCCGACTTCGTCCTGCTGGACCTGCACCTGCCGGGCCGGGACGGGCTGGAACTCCTGGGCCTGGTGCGCGACCGGGTGGGAGAGGGCGTGCGGGTGGTGTGCTGGAGCAGCCGCGCCCAGCCCCGCGAGGTCGAGGCCACCTCCGCCCTGGGAGCCGCCTACGTGGAAAAGCCGCTCGGACACGACGACCTGCTCGTTCTCGTCGAGAGCTGGCTCGGCGGCTGA
- a CDS encoding aldo/keto reductase, protein MRTLKLGTSGLDVPVIAVGCMRLDTLEKPEAERFLRSALDAGANFFDHADIYGRGRCEEIFADALGMNPSVREGLILQSKCGIRQDRGTFDFSREHILASVDGILRRLRTDYLDVLLLHRPDALVEPEEVAEAFDQLESSGRVRHFGVSNQHPRQIELLKRYVRQPIVANQLQLSITNATMIKSGINVNMENDAAVDRDGYVLDYCRLHDITVQPWSPFQYGFFEGVFLDNPKFPELNAQIDEVAAAHGVSNTTVAIAWLLRHPARMQPVTGTMNVERLRDCIRASEVTLTREEWYAIYRAAGNVLP, encoded by the coding sequence ATGAGGACCTTGAAGCTCGGCACCAGCGGCCTCGACGTACCGGTGATCGCGGTGGGCTGCATGCGGCTCGACACCCTGGAGAAGCCGGAGGCGGAGCGGTTCCTGCGGAGCGCGCTGGACGCGGGAGCGAACTTCTTCGACCACGCGGACATCTACGGCAGGGGCAGGTGCGAGGAAATCTTCGCGGACGCGCTGGGGATGAATCCTTCGGTCCGCGAGGGGCTGATCCTGCAATCCAAGTGCGGCATCCGGCAGGACAGGGGCACGTTCGACTTCTCCAGGGAGCACATCCTGGCTTCCGTGGACGGGATTCTCAGGCGCCTGAGGACCGACTACCTCGACGTCCTGCTGCTCCACCGCCCGGACGCCCTGGTCGAGCCGGAGGAGGTCGCCGAGGCCTTCGATCAGCTCGAAAGCTCGGGCAGGGTCCGTCATTTCGGCGTCTCCAACCAGCACCCGCGCCAGATCGAACTCCTGAAACGGTACGTGCGGCAGCCCATCGTGGCGAACCAGCTTCAGCTCAGCATCACGAACGCCACCATGATCAAGAGCGGGATCAACGTGAACATGGAAAACGACGCGGCGGTGGACCGCGACGGGTACGTCCTCGACTACTGCCGCCTGCACGACATCACCGTCCAGCCGTGGTCGCCCTTTCAGTACGGCTTTTTCGAGGGCGTGTTCCTCGACAACCCGAAGTTCCCGGAACTCAACGCGCAGATCGACGAGGTGGCGGCGGCGCATGGGGTGAGCAACACGACGGTCGCCATCGCGTGGCTGCTGCGTCACCCGGCGCGAATGCAGCCCGTCACCGGCACGATGAACGTGGAGCGCCTGAGGGACTGCATCCGGGCGAGCGAGGTCACCCTCACGCGCGAGGAGTGGTACGCCATCTACCGGGCGGCGGGCAACGTCCTGCCCTGA
- a CDS encoding AMP-binding protein, with the protein MTSSAAQHGAQSPGARAFQAARRVLLDHAHDPRAAHVAFRWPSFTTFNWALDVFAPLAARLGEAPALFWDGGEWSYASLDARANQVANHLRHLGVGRGDRVLVMLGNVPELWAVLIACIKLGAPILPAATLLTPADVADRVERGRVRAALTDGANAEKLAGLPDGILRVSVDDGAGPGWHSLNEAWRAPADFVPDGETRASDPVLLYFTSGTTSRPKLVVHTHASYPAGHLSTGYYLGLREGDRHWNVSSPGWAKHAWSSFFVPLTSGAAVYLDNARFDPGATLEKLVRQRITTLCAPPTVWRMLIQQDLAPYPVRLREAVGAGEPLNPEVIERVRRAWGVTIRDGYGQTETTAQVGNPPGAPVKPGSMGRPLPGYEVVLLDEHGREADEGELNLRLGEARPLGLMVGYDGDPERTAAVLGGATYPTGDIVRRDEDGYLFYVGRSDDVFKSADYRVSPFELESFLVTHPLVAEAGVVPSPHPERLCVPKAYVVLAPGVEPSAEVARELLAFAREGLSPHLRIRRLEFAPLPKTISGKIRRVELCAHARQGVESGVRGDLEFWEEDFPAPASA; encoded by the coding sequence ATGACCAGTTCAGCAGCGCAGCACGGCGCACAGAGCCCCGGCGCCCGGGCCTTCCAGGCGGCGCGGCGGGTGCTGCTCGACCACGCGCACGACCCCCGGGCCGCCCACGTCGCCTTCCGCTGGCCCAGCTTCACCACCTTCAACTGGGCGCTCGACGTGTTCGCGCCGCTGGCCGCCCGCCTCGGGGAAGCGCCCGCCCTCTTCTGGGACGGGGGGGAGTGGTCCTACGCCAGTCTCGACGCCCGCGCCAATCAGGTTGCCAACCACCTGCGGCATCTCGGGGTGGGGCGCGGGGACCGGGTGTTGGTGATGCTCGGGAACGTTCCCGAGCTGTGGGCGGTCCTGATCGCCTGCATCAAGCTGGGCGCCCCCATCCTGCCCGCCGCCACGCTCCTGACCCCGGCGGACGTGGCCGACCGGGTGGAGCGCGGCCGGGTCCGCGCGGCCCTCACCGACGGCGCGAACGCGGAGAAGCTCGCCGGGCTGCCGGACGGGATTCTGCGGGTGAGCGTGGACGATGGCGCGGGGCCGGGCTGGCATTCCCTCAATGAGGCTTGGCGGGCGCCCGCCGACTTCGTGCCGGACGGGGAGACGCGGGCCAGCGACCCGGTGCTGCTGTACTTCACCTCCGGGACCACCAGCCGCCCGAAGCTCGTCGTCCACACGCACGCCTCGTACCCGGCCGGGCACCTCTCCACCGGGTATTACCTCGGGCTGCGGGAGGGCGACCGTCACTGGAACGTCTCCTCGCCGGGCTGGGCCAAGCACGCCTGGAGCAGCTTCTTCGTGCCCCTCACGAGCGGCGCGGCCGTGTACCTCGACAACGCCCGCTTCGACCCGGGGGCCACCCTCGAAAAGCTCGTCCGGCAGCGCATCACCACCCTCTGCGCCCCGCCGACGGTGTGGCGGATGCTGATCCAGCAGGACCTCGCGCCCTACCCCGTGCGGCTTCGCGAGGCGGTGGGCGCGGGCGAGCCCCTCAACCCCGAGGTGATCGAGCGGGTCCGGCGGGCCTGGGGGGTCACCATCCGCGACGGGTACGGGCAGACCGAGACGACCGCCCAGGTCGGCAACCCCCCGGGCGCCCCCGTCAAGCCCGGCAGCATGGGCCGCCCCCTGCCCGGCTACGAGGTGGTCCTGCTCGACGAGCACGGCCGGGAGGCGGACGAGGGCGAGCTGAACCTGCGCCTGGGGGAGGCGCGGCCCCTGGGCCTGATGGTGGGCTACGACGGCGACCCGGAGCGCACGGCGGCGGTGCTGGGCGGCGCGACCTACCCCACCGGGGACATCGTGCGCCGGGACGAGGACGGCTACCTCTTCTACGTGGGCCGCTCGGACGACGTGTTCAAGAGCGCGGACTACCGGGTCTCACCCTTCGAGCTGGAGTCCTTTCTCGTCACGCACCCGCTGGTCGCGGAGGCGGGCGTGGTGCCCAGCCCCCACCCCGAGCGGCTGTGCGTCCCCAAGGCCTACGTGGTGCTCGCGCCCGGCGTCGAGCCGTCGGCGGAGGTGGCGCGCGAGCTGCTGGCCTTCGCGCGGGAGGGTCTCTCGCCCCACCTGCGGATTCGCCGCCTGGAGTTCGCCCCGCTGCCGAAGACGATCAGCGGCAAGATTCGCCGGGTCGAGCTGTGCGCGCATGCCAGGCAGGGGGTGGAGAGCGGCGTGCGCGGGGACCTCGAATTCTGGGAGGAGGACTTCCCGGCGCCCGCCTCCGCGTGA